A genomic window from Camelus ferus isolate YT-003-E chromosome 9, BCGSAC_Cfer_1.0, whole genome shotgun sequence includes:
- the PDP2 gene encoding pyruvate dehydrogenase [acetyl-transferring]-phosphatase 2, mitochondrial, translated as MSSTVSYWILNSARNSIATLRGGQRLYTRCASNRDKSKWRLSAWGPATLKNSAPCGGFALQKAYRHTSTEEDFHLQLSPEQVNEVLRAGELAHKILDLINGVPNSVLQFESNQLAANSPVEDRRGVASCLQTNGLMFGIFDGHGGHACAQAVSERLFYYVAVSLMSQQTLEQMEGAMESMKPLLPILQWLKHPGDSIYKDVTSVHLDHLRVYWQELLDLHMEMGLNIEEALMYSFQRLDSDISLEIQVPLEDEMTRNLSLQVAFSGATACMAHVDGVHLHVANAGDCRAILGVQEDNGIWSCLPLTRDHNAWNPTELSRLKREHPESEDRTVIMDNRLLGVLMPCRAFGDVQLKWSKELQRSVLESGFDTEALNIYQFTPPHYYTPPYLTARPEVTYHRLRPQDKFLVLASDGLWDVLGNEDVVRLVVEHLAEAGRHKPDLAQRPANLGLMQSLLLQRKAQGLHAADQNAATRLIRYAIGSNEYGELEPERLTAMLTLPEDLARMYRDDITVTVVYFNSDSIDAYYKGS; from the coding sequence ATGTCAAGTACTGTGTCCTACTGGATTTTAAATTCTGCAAGGAACAGCATTGCCACATTACGAGGAGGACAACGTTTATATACAAGATGTGCCTCAAATAGGGATAAATCAAAATGGAGGCTCTCTGCCTGGGGACCAGCTACCCTAAAAAACAGTGCCCCGTGTGGTGGCTTTGCTCTGCAGAAAGCCTACAGACACACGTCAACAGAAGAAGATTTTCACTTGCAGCTCAGCCCTGAGCAGGTAAATGAGGTGCTGCGAGCCGGTGAGTTGGCCCACAAGATTCTTGACCTCATTAATGGAGTCCCAAATTCGGTGCTGCAATTTGAGAGCAACCAGCTGGCTGCCAATTCCCCGGTGGAGGACCGGCGAGGTGTAGCCTCCTGCCTACAAACCAACGGGCTGATGTTTGGCATCTTCGATGGACATGGTGGCCACGCCTGTGCTCAAGCAGTGAGTGAGAGGCTCTTCTACTACGTGGCAGTGTCACTGATGTCCCAGCAGACCCTGGAACAGATGGAGGGGGCGATGGAAAGCATGAAGCCCCTGCTGCCCATTCTGCAGTGGCTCAAGCACCCAGGGGACAGTATCTACAAGGATGTCACATCAGTGCACCTTGATCACCTCCGTGTCTACTGGCAGGAGCTGCTTGACCTGCACATGGAAATGGGGCTGAACATTGAGGAAGCATTGATGTACTCCTTCCAGAGACTGGATTCTGACATCTCGCTAGAGATCCAGGTCCCCCTGGAAGATGAGATGACCAGGAACCTTTCACTACAGGTTGCTTTCTCTGGGGCAACAGCTTGTATGGCCCACGTCGACGGAGTTCACTTGCATGTGGCAAATGCTGGTGACTGCCGGGCCATCCTTGGTGTCCAAGAGGACAATGGCATATGGTCTTGTCTGCCCCTCACCCGGGACCACAATGCCTGGAACCCAACCGAACTGTCACGGCTAAAGAGGGAGCATCCTGAGTCAGAGGACAGGACAGTCATCATGGACAACAGGCTGCTGGGCGTCCTCATGCCCTGCAGGGCATTTGGGGACGTCCAGCTGAAGTGGAGTAAAGAGCTGCAGCGCAGCGTCCTGGAGAGTGGCTTTGACACCGAGGCCCTCAACATTTACCAGTTCACCCCCCCTCACTACTATACTCCCCCTTACCTGACAGCTAGGCCTGAGGTCACATACCACAGGCTGAGGCCCCAGGATAAGTTCCTTGTGCTTGCCTCAGATGGCCTATGGGATGTGCTGGGCAATGAGGATGTGGTGAGGCTGGTGGTGGAGCACTTGGCGGAAGCGGGTCGGCACAAGCCCGACCTGGCCCAGAGACCTGCCAATCTGGGACTCATGCAGAGCCTGCTGCTGCAGAGGAAAGCCCAAGGGCTCCATGCTGCTGACCAAAACGCAGCCACACGTCTGATCAGATACGCCATAGGAAGCAACGAGTATGGGGAGTTGGAGCCGGAGCGGCTGACAGCGATGCTGACTTTACCGGAGGACTTGGCGAGGATGTACAGGGATGATATCACCGTCACGGTGGTGTATTTTAACTCAGACTCAATTGATGCATATTACAAGGGGAGTTAA
- the CA7 gene encoding carbonic anhydrase 7: MTGHHGWGYGQNDGPSHWHKLYPIAQGDRQSPINIVSSQAVYSPSLKPLELSYESCTSLSITNNGHSVQVDFNDSDDRTVVTGGPLDGPYRLKQFHFHWGKKHSVGSEHTVDGKSFPSELHLVHWNAKKYSTFGEAASAPDGLAVVGVFLETGDEHPSMNRLTDALYMVRFKGTKAQFSCFNPKCLLPASWHYWTYPGSLTTPPLSESVTWIVLREPISISERQMEKFRSLLFTSEDDERIHMVNNFRPPQPLKGRVVKASFRA, translated from the exons ATGACCGGCCACCACGGCTGGGGCTACGGCCAGAACGACG GCCCCTCACACTGGCACAAGCTGTATCCCATTGCCCAGGGAGACCGCCAGTCACCAATCAATATCGTGTCCAGCCAGGCTGTGTACTCGCCCAGCCTTAAGCCACTAGAGCTTTCCTATGAGTCCTGCACGTCCCTCAGCATCACCAACAATGGCCACTCTGTCCAGGTGGACTTCAATGACAGCGATGATCGAACTG TGGTGACTGGGGGCCCCCTGGATGGGCCCTACCGGCTCAAGCAGTTCCACTTCCACTGGGGCAAGAAGCACAGCGTGGGCTCAGAGCACACGGTGGATGGCAAGTCATTCCCCAGCGAG CTGCACCTGGTTCATTGGAACGCCAAGAAATACAGCACCTTTGGGGAGGCGGCCTCAGCACCTGATGGCCTGGCTGTGGTTGGTGTCTTCTTAGAG ACGGGGGACGAGCACCCCAGCATGAACCGTCTGACAGATGCACTCTACATGGTTCGGTTTAAG GGCACCAAGGCCCAGTTCAGCTGCTTCAATCCCAAGTGCCTCCTGCCTGCTAGCTGGCACTACTGGACCTACCCCGGCTCCTTGACAACGCCCCCACTGAGCGAGAGTGTCACGTGGATTGTGCTCCGGGAGCCCATCAGCATCTCTGAGAGGCAG ATGGAGAAGTTCCGGAGCCTACTTTTCACCTCAGAGGATGATGAAAGAATCCACATGGTGAACAACTTCCGGCCGCCACAGCCACTGAAGGGTCGTGTGGTCAAGGCCTCCTTCCGAGCCTAA